DNA from Eucalyptus grandis isolate ANBG69807.140 chromosome 5, ASM1654582v1, whole genome shotgun sequence:
TTTTGAGGCACAATATGGCGTGTAAGACATCTTGCTGACTTGACCTGACCTGACAGAATACATCAAGGCAAAAAGAGCAAGAAATTACTTTTATCTTCCAAAAATGAGGAATGATAATCAACCCATCAATTTTAACCCTTTCTTACCATGTGGATCATTAAAATAGTGttggaccaaccaaaaaaaaataaatcacgaTTGACAACCAGCAAACCACCCTAACTTGAGTCACCTTTATCTATTTGAAGTGCTCTTAAGTATTTATGAAAACTGTAGCAAGATGACATGAAATGAAAAACTAACCACAAACCAAGAGTCATTTACAATTGCACATCATCAATTTAGCAACTAATTCAGTGCTAGAGCGCATGAAAACAATACTAGGCTTGACAACATATCATTCGATATTTAAAGCATGACAAAGTTCCATCACACCACGGTATTAGAATTCTTTGGCACATAAATGAATAGCACAACCCAATGAAGGCCTACCAAAATAGTTGCGAGAGTACATGAAGGAAATACTAAGCTGTCCATACCACGCAGTATCCAAGGAATACTAAGCTAACCAACTTTCTCGCTTTGAAGACAAGGAGACTGTTTACAACATTTGCCAATAGAAGCGACGAAGCACCAACTTCGAGTCCTCTGTGACCATCGCTAGCAAACACTTCTCTAGTTTCCACTCCACTATCTTTACCAGCCAATAAAAATCGAGCAAACTTCACAAAACCGAGTCGGAATAATTGAGTTGACCGCCCATTAGGTTGCAAAAGAACGCTGGGAGCCGAACTTGAGAAGCTAGTGGTTTTTCAAACTGAAGTTGAAACAGAAGCATGACGCATAGTGGTCCTAGTGCTGGAACAAATCGCAAGGATATGAGCAAAAAGAGGGCTTGTGAAGGATAGAgctaccgaccaaaaaaaaaaaaaaggatagagCTCAAAGAGCCCGGAGGAAACGTGGCGACAACATGCAAACAACCTTTTATCATTCCAAGGATGCATTGTCAAGGTTCGGAGAAGTTCAAGAAACATCAAACTCCCGATCCTTCTATGATTTCGACTCCTTTTAGAATAGCCTTGTGAAAGCTCTCTTGGATATTTCAGCATTAACATCAACCGGTGGAATGATAATCAAATCCTGCTAGAGAGTCGGATAAAATCAATCCAACAACTAACATCAACGGACTACTAATAATACTCCAAAGTGTATGGAACTCTGTTTGTCAgacttgatttctttttgaaCTCTTTGGATCCAACTAATGGCGCTTCTAACATCATCAACCACAGAAGCTTTGATCAAATTAGCATAGTGTATTCAACTCAAGATGCTTGCTTTTGTGGGACATAGTatgattcttttccttatcattATGTGCTATTAATGCGTTAGAATTAATGAAAAACAGCTTTCAAATGGCGTATAGGATATTGAAAAGTTTCCTCATGAAACTTATGGAAATGCTTcctgtgtttttcttttcagcaAGTAAGTGCTCTAAAGACATTCTAGTTAATGTATTGCTTGACTCAATAGTTCAGGTATATGTCAAATGGCTTTACCCACTCTACAAACACCAAGATGCATACTTTGGGAGGCTTGGAGTAGGTATATTGTGGACTCAAACCAAATGAACATGGATGCATAGAAAGAATAATTTGAATTGTAATTTTCTCAATCAATCCAAATATTTCAAGATGTTTTTGCTTCTACCCTGTTTGCTAGTTCACTCACGACCACACCACTAGCGAAGAGCTTGTGCTTGCATTTAGCACTTCTAAACTAATATGATTATCTTAATCTGCTAATGAAGACAGTTCTGTGAGATAAAATGGGTGGAACACAATGGTTGGGCAAAGTTTATCCCAAGTGAAAAGCATATGCATACTAAGGGATGCCCTATCAACATGCTCCTTTTGCACTGTAAATTCACTCTTAAGTGCACcctagaaatatgcagtcatgAATTGCATCATGATTGTAGAGCAAACTAAAACCTCATGTTAGAAGGATCGCCACATAGGGTCCTTCATTTAGCATTTTCTTCGACCTATACAATGAATTTTGGCATGCTATGAAAAACCTATACGCACTAGTCTTTTAGTACTTCTAGCattccaaaatcaatcaaatgtcGAGAATCTCTATTTTTCTGCATAGGATGAAGGATCTTAATTGAAAACTAATGTCAAATGATGCGCTTTGAAAGCCTTATCATCTATTTCCGCTACTGGCATGACAAGCAAAACCATTTTGCTAAAGCACACATTAACTTCCATAAACATCTCCCTTGGATTCCTTGAATTCAAGTAAGAAAACAATAGTGACACTATCAACCAGGAAATAATAATGACAAGATCAtaaatcttgaaagatattgCACGCAGGAAATACAATACAAATGAAAATTGGGCAGTAGATTTCGAAAGAACATAGATCGATTATCTACTTTATCTACCTTCAATAGAAAATGTGGATCCTTCCGGTCTATTCCTCATCCGAGTCGTCCATATAGGATGGACATGTTCCTCCATATGTGCCATATGTAATCCAATAATATCGATAAATCCGCGTTCCAGATAATTCTGGAATTGTTTTGAGCGACTTGCATCCAATGATATTCAATTCTTCCAAAAACTCCAACCTATCGAGGCCCTAAATTTCAACCAAGTTTATGCCGTCTCTAGCTTCTAATATCTTCACACTCCCAGATTTTGGAAGGTATAGCCTTTCCATTAAAGTGCACTCTTTAATATCTAGCCCTTCTAGGTACTCCAACCTatcaaggccttgaatttcgGCTAATTTGTCGCATCTCTCAACATGCAATTTCTTCAGACCCTCGAATTTTGGAAGGGCCAACCATTTGATTGAATCACAGGATGTAATAGTCAAGCTTTCCAAATATATCGATTTGTCAAGAACTCGAACTTCAAGTAGATTCTCGCAATTGTAGGCATCTAATGTCTTTAGATGATTAGCTGTGAAACGTCCAGCATTTCGATAGATCCACAGCTCCAGACTTCCAAGAATTCCAACCTGAAGGGTGTGTTTAGGGATTGTGGTGATTCCACTTCTTCAATGTCTGTCGGTTGGGAGCATTCTGAACTCTTTAATTGCATTGATGGAAGCTCCTAGATGCACCGGAGAAATCCGCAATCCCGAAGTCGTAGTTCCTTGAGATAGGCTAGTTGGGAAAGCTAAGGCAATTTACGACTTGTATAGGTGACGCCCAAACGTGTTAAGCTGGAAGGAAGGTCCGGCAACGATTGGAGCTTGGTGCAGTCTGTAAAATCAAGGAGTCATAGGGAAGAAAGATTACACATGCTTTCTACCATTATCCCTTTTAGATTTCTGCAACCGTAAGCACGTAACTCTCGGAGCTTTCTTAGACTCCCAATACCGTTGGGCAATTCTTCTATACCACTGTAAGAAATATCCAGAATCTCTAGATTCTCCAAAGACCCTATGCTATTTGGTAATGCAGAAAGGGATGTAGTATGCCGTAGATCGAGTTGCTGCAGCGCTTTTAATTTACCTATTTTTGCCGGAAGCTCCCTAAGGTGGAAACACGCACCCAGCTCCAAGCGAAGGAGGGCCTCCATGTCTCCAATTGAAGCGTCAATTCGCTTCAGTCTCTTACACCAATTGAGGATGAGAACCTCCAACTTCTTAAAAGCTAAGAGGAAGTACGTATCTTCCGAGGGGATTCACAATATGAAAGGTCGAGATATTTGAGCTTCTCTGCCAtctggtaaaaaaaataaaaatgattgtcGAGGGGAGTGTAGAATTACGATCCAAAAGAAAGCATATAAAGGGGTGAAAAAAAGACTTTAATTcttaccatgaaaaatctccatcctttccatttctcatttatctcgCTATATGGCAATTCGAGTACAGCCAATTCCTCGACGTGAAAATTGTTTACTTCAAAATTCCTAGGACATTTTTGCCATCGAAGCCATTTTAACTCCTCCATTGAGCCCTCAAAATCTCCACTGAGATGTGCCCCTTTCATGTAAAGGGATCTtagatttgtcaattttttgaattgttttgctGTGTAAATGTCGCCATCTTGCTTGGCTACTTTGCTGGAGCCTTCGGAGTcgcctttattcaaatcaatgaCCTCAATCTTGTCCATTCCCTATAAGCCAGAATCAACGTTTATTAATACTAAATACAACTAAAGTAATCTAACATTATTTGTTCGTATTGCGATTGATGTCCATTAATGTGTTCAAGATGCGAAGatacgatttttctttttatgccaATAAACAATATTTATATAGGCTAACAAAGTGAAGGATGTCAACttccattttgaaatttggcCATATACATTCGGATCTCAAAAAGAATTATGATGTCATGGTTCATTCAAAGTAAAAACTTTACAACTtgtaatcttcttcttccccatacTATAGCTTCATTACCACACTAGTTAAGACAAGCGTGCAATGCAAGGAATTTAATCAAATTGcaatttgcaaaatcaaaagttgatttgatctattttaatagaaatatattttttctctaTGTACATTTCACATTAATTTTGTGTATATTACTCGACTGTGctacttaataaaaaaatataacacatactcttttttttccattggaGTAATAACTAATTACAAGAAACTGAATATTGTGACTAtagttatattaatatattatgtaCTTGTTATTTACTAGCAATAACTTGAGAtattcttaattaattattttctaattataaaAAACTAAGAcaataatattatttatgttaATATTCTCTATAACTTATTATTTTATCGTAAATTTTAGTTTAGCTATAGATTacaatttgatatattcataatCATAAATAACTTATTAGCTATATTGATAATCTCGACAACTTGtgattttatcataaattttagtttaactATAAATTACAATTTGATATAATCATAATCATAAATAACCGAGTTACTCAAATATaataaacatattaaaaaattaattgtggAAAGTGCAAAGCATTTttagaaatgagaaaattgaagCTATTTTTGGCTACAAGCCTACATAGAATAGCTATTCCTTGGCCGCAACAGGAATAACTACTCCTGATTTTGAGAGTATAGTAATTTCTAGcctattttttaatcaaatgaaGGAATAATGGCTTCATCAAAATAGAATGGAAATAGAATAGTTATTCCTGAGAACCAAATTGTAGCAAGCtttcacaaaataataataataataattctgCATAAGAAGTCAAGAAGTAATACAGAAAGTTCATGGACTTTTACATGTCATTGTCTTAGAACCAGAAATTTTGCTATTGTACTTCACAAtgttgtacaagatttcatgGATACTCATACGTGAACGACATAATAATTTGGGAAGGATTTAGATCTCAACACTCAAAAGAAATCCATGAGAAGAGTAactataaaaaggaaaaaggaagaaatcttCAGCATAAGTAATCTACTCAGATTAGTCATTGCTTCCAAAGAAATGCTCAAGTGACTATTATTAATTGACTATAAGATTAACAGTTGGTTGTAGgtcacaaaaaaacaaataacagataattaaaaattattgtaacATTCACTCATTTAAGAATATGTGGCTTACATGTTATAATTATTATAGTACCCCAAAGACTATTATGTTAGCAGGACTTTTTCCCTCATTAACTTCCCTCTCAAATATTAGAATGCCCAATCTATCTTCAAGACTTCTTTGCGTGGTGTGTAACCTTTTTCAACTTAAAAAAATGGATAGGTAGGGTGTGGCCGAATCCCGAAAATAAGCCAACCTTTTGTACTCGGACAAAAGTCGCAAAACCTTTCAAACATCAATCAAGCATAACCTTCAGCATCTACGACAAAGATAACATAACCTttcaaacacacacacacaaaaagcCAACTGTTCGGCTGTAGAGCAAAGTTGACACCTA
Protein-coding regions in this window:
- the LOC104445197 gene encoding disease resistance protein RPP2A-like: MIKKLEKDPCIEVQEKLKISYNALDYEQKQIFLDIACFLIGVDKRIAFYMWDACDFFPGENIEVLRFMSLIKIGDDLRLRMHDQLRDLGRAIVREENQQQPWHRSRLWDSKEALKMLKRNEGMDKIEVIDLNKGDSEGSSKVAKQDGDIYTAKQFKKLTNLRSLYMKGAHLSGDFEGSMEELKWLRWQKCPRNFEVNNFHVEELAVLELPYSEINEKWKGWRFFMMAEKLKYLDLSYCESPRKIRTSS